The following are encoded together in the Prosthecobacter sp. SYSU 5D2 genome:
- the nuoD gene encoding NADH dehydrogenase (quinone) subunit D: MPAVTREYETPDTAAKAAMHLESLEETTSDIVGEKLVLNMGPSHPATHGVLRMILELDGEIITKAEPDVGYLHRGDEKIAENMHYNQFVPYTDRLDYLAPLANNVAYSLAVEKLMGWEVPERGRAIRVICCELARISAHLLGVGVFAMDVGAMTVFLYTFTEREKIYNLCEQLTGARFTTSYTRVGGQIRDLPPGFTDAVLKFLNEVEPIIDEVDKLLTRNAIFIARTQDIGVITKEDAIAYGLSGPNLRGSGVEHDLRKTNPYLDYEKYDFDIPIGTKGDCYDRYLVRMEEMRQSVRILRQVIEKLPSGPINVADAKNLLPNKDRVLMKMEELIHHFIIATQGIDAPAGEVYFGAENPKGELGFYIHSKGGGVPYRLKIRSPSFINLSILSKIMPGHMLSDIPSVLGSLDFVMGECDR; the protein is encoded by the coding sequence ATGCCTGCCGTTACCCGTGAATACGAGACCCCGGACACCGCCGCCAAGGCTGCGATGCACCTGGAGAGCCTCGAAGAGACGACCAGCGATATCGTGGGCGAGAAACTGGTCCTGAACATGGGACCTTCCCATCCGGCCACGCATGGCGTGCTCCGGATGATCCTGGAGCTCGACGGCGAAATCATCACCAAAGCGGAGCCGGACGTCGGCTACCTGCACCGGGGGGATGAGAAAATCGCGGAGAACATGCACTACAACCAGTTCGTGCCTTATACGGACCGGCTGGACTACCTGGCCCCCCTGGCCAACAATGTGGCTTATTCCCTGGCGGTGGAAAAGCTGATGGGCTGGGAAGTGCCGGAGCGTGGCCGTGCCATCCGCGTCATTTGCTGTGAGCTGGCGCGTATTTCCGCCCATCTGCTGGGCGTCGGCGTCTTCGCCATGGATGTGGGGGCGATGACGGTCTTCCTCTATACTTTTACGGAGCGCGAGAAGATTTATAACCTCTGTGAGCAGCTCACCGGCGCCCGTTTTACCACCAGCTATACTCGTGTGGGCGGCCAGATCCGCGACCTGCCTCCGGGCTTCACGGATGCGGTGCTGAAGTTCCTCAACGAGGTGGAGCCGATCATTGATGAGGTGGACAAGCTGCTGACCCGCAATGCCATCTTCATCGCCCGCACGCAGGACATCGGTGTCATCACGAAGGAAGACGCGATCGCCTATGGCCTTTCCGGGCCGAACCTGCGCGGTTCCGGCGTGGAGCATGACCTGCGGAAGACCAACCCTTATCTCGACTACGAGAAGTACGATTTCGACATTCCCATCGGGACCAAGGGCGACTGCTATGACCGCTACCTGGTGCGCATGGAAGAGATGCGCCAGAGCGTGCGCATTCTGCGGCAGGTGATCGAAAAACTGCCCAGCGGGCCGATCAATGTGGCGGATGCTAAAAACCTGCTGCCGAACAAGGACCGCGTGCTGATGAAGATGGAGGAGCTGATCCACCATTTCATCATCGCCACCCAGGGCATTGATGCGCCGGCGGGCGAGGTGTATTTTGGTGCGGAGAACCCGAAGGGTGAGCTGGGTTTCTACATCCACAGCAAAGGCGGCGGCGTTCCGTACCGTCTGAAGATCCGCAGTCCTTCGTTCATCAATCTGAGCATCCTTTCCAAGATCATGCCCGGCCACATGCTCAGCGACATTCCGTCCGTGCTGGGCAGCCTGGACTTTGTGATGGGCGAATGCGACCGCTGA
- the cysK gene encoding cysteine synthase A yields the protein MGHIYNNIVETVGKTPLVKLNKVTAGLNATIALKCEFFNPLGSVKDRIGMAMIEDAEARGILTKDTIIIEPTSGNTGIALAFVAAAKGYKLILTMPETMSMERRTLLALLGAQLVLTPGPQGMKGAIAKAEELLKETPNAWIPQQFENPANPAIHMKTTAEEIWEDTDGKVDILVAAVGTGGTITGTCEVIKPRKPSFQAIAVEPEASPVISQTLAGEPVQPGPHKIQGTGAGFVPKNLHLKDSAGNAQIVECIKVSNDDAFAMARRLAKEEGMLVGISTGANVVAAIEVAKRPENAGKLIVTIACSTGERYLSTALADEARAQVGA from the coding sequence GACGGCCGGTCTGAACGCCACCATCGCGCTCAAGTGCGAGTTCTTCAATCCCCTGGGCAGCGTCAAGGACCGTATCGGCATGGCGATGATCGAAGACGCCGAGGCGCGCGGCATCCTGACGAAGGACACCATCATCATCGAGCCGACCAGCGGCAACACCGGCATCGCGCTGGCGTTTGTGGCAGCGGCCAAGGGCTACAAGCTCATCCTGACCATGCCTGAGACGATGAGCATGGAGCGCCGCACCCTGCTGGCGCTTTTGGGCGCACAGCTTGTGCTGACCCCCGGCCCCCAGGGCATGAAGGGCGCCATCGCCAAGGCGGAGGAGCTTCTCAAAGAAACGCCAAACGCCTGGATCCCTCAGCAGTTTGAAAACCCGGCCAATCCGGCCATCCACATGAAGACGACCGCCGAGGAAATCTGGGAAGATACGGATGGGAAAGTGGACATCCTGGTGGCTGCTGTCGGCACCGGCGGCACCATCACCGGCACCTGCGAGGTGATCAAACCGCGCAAGCCCAGCTTCCAGGCCATCGCCGTGGAGCCGGAGGCCTCTCCCGTAATCAGCCAGACGCTGGCGGGCGAACCCGTGCAGCCAGGGCCGCACAAGATCCAGGGCACCGGGGCCGGCTTTGTGCCGAAGAACCTGCACCTGAAAGACAGCGCCGGGAATGCGCAGATCGTTGAGTGCATCAAGGTCAGCAATGATGACGCCTTTGCCATGGCCCGCCGCCTGGCTAAGGAGGAAGGCATGCTCGTCGGCATCAGCACCGGTGCCAACGTCGTGGCCGCCATCGAGGTCGCCAAGCGCCCCGAAAACGCCGGCAAGCTCATCGTCACCATCGCCTGCTCCACTGGCGAGCGTTATCTCTCCACCGCCCTGGCGGATGAAGCCCGCGCCCAGGTGGGTGCCTAA
- a CDS encoding choice-of-anchor D domain-containing protein has protein sequence MTLRGNGKQIAFGSVQPDSTNGTEFGSLERDGNSNQDFMIRNEGASDLELMATAPNFVTLNGSSAFSITTQPSSGTLVAGGGIQTFSILFNPASGGVHTATVSIPSNDSDENPYTFLIQGTCLVPEMTVTGNEVPIVSGDSSPGLHDHRDFGGASVSFATITRSFVISNSGDAPLSLTDSPQVALAGAHASEFTLSTSPRSLIEPGSSTTFSITFQPAATGLRTATVSIASDDPGQSPFTFAIQGTGLEGTGTGSDTKKPTLKLSSPAKNGILSSALPFMVTGTAGDSTGLHRVEIILNEDSPVLATLGESTKPTSVPFSAAILPTAGSTNTVTVTAYDLNGNSTSLTRTFMFERRYLLTVARSVPDAFITNPDQAGTVKLTASPKSAATALTKGPSPQTIMLLPGALVTLSATAKKGQVFSHWNGLPAGTENMGSTVTFTMPEADVPGLSAVFIENPFSIFGTKPVLHGLLLPEAETPSGNSTAGLITAKLVPAKGSFSGKLFMGGKATSFTATLQGDGSVWFKSGKTSSQTLTLDDRSLQLTWDENGLDAIVAGANGAVSEGRIRPALYSSSTPAPAALLNRNGKTGFFTLSLRAMAQTPAKDLTTYPQGAGYATVTLARTGTLKMTGMLADGTKITASSALVAGDTSPLFVQLATPGGKAKDGSWLSSLVFDTTEADSDVTGADTRWFRPAVSETGKPVTQLYTAGWPEGITLDAVGALYDSSLSVQAALNLPAPDPVTGNTRLVFAMGRLPGPDPVEVSNLNITASKVTKLPAKDKSFTLTLTPKTGLFKGAFTPDWTSPDTKLPAFQGILLQKGMNKGGNGFFLSNRLLDKDPESGSAHLRRPAVDE, from the coding sequence ATGACTTTAAGGGGTAATGGCAAACAGATTGCCTTTGGTAGTGTGCAGCCAGATTCCACGAATGGGACCGAGTTTGGCAGTCTCGAGCGAGACGGCAACTCCAATCAAGATTTTATGATCCGCAACGAGGGCGCGTCAGACCTTGAGCTCATGGCCACCGCTCCCAATTTTGTCACCCTAAATGGCAGCAGCGCTTTTTCTATTACGACTCAGCCAAGTTCAGGAACCCTCGTGGCCGGTGGCGGAATCCAGACCTTTTCCATCCTTTTCAATCCTGCTTCCGGTGGTGTTCATACCGCCACGGTCAGCATACCCAGCAATGACTCCGACGAGAATCCATATACCTTCCTTATCCAGGGAACTTGCCTCGTGCCTGAAATGACCGTGACGGGCAACGAGGTCCCCATTGTGAGTGGGGACTCTTCTCCTGGGCTGCATGATCATAGGGATTTCGGAGGGGCCAGCGTGAGCTTTGCCACCATCACCCGGAGTTTTGTCATTTCGAATTCAGGCGACGCTCCGCTCAGTCTGACGGACTCGCCACAGGTCGCCTTAGCAGGTGCCCATGCTTCTGAATTTACACTCAGCACATCGCCCCGCTCATTGATAGAACCGGGCTCATCAACAACCTTTTCCATTACCTTTCAACCTGCAGCGACTGGCCTGCGCACAGCCACCGTCAGCATCGCAAGTGACGATCCCGGCCAGTCTCCTTTCACCTTCGCCATCCAGGGCACAGGCCTCGAAGGCACAGGCACGGGCAGCGATACCAAAAAGCCCACGCTCAAGCTGTCCTCACCTGCAAAAAACGGCATTCTGAGTTCGGCCTTGCCGTTCATGGTGACCGGCACTGCCGGGGACAGCACCGGCCTGCACCGGGTGGAAATCATCCTCAATGAGGACTCCCCTGTCCTGGCCACTCTTGGGGAAAGCACCAAACCCACCAGCGTCCCCTTTTCCGCCGCCATCCTGCCCACAGCAGGCAGCACCAATACCGTCACCGTCACCGCCTATGACCTCAATGGCAACAGTACATCGCTGACCCGCACCTTCATGTTTGAAAGACGTTATCTGCTGACGGTTGCCCGCTCCGTCCCGGACGCCTTCATCACCAATCCCGACCAGGCGGGCACAGTAAAATTGACAGCTTCCCCGAAATCCGCCGCCACGGCCCTGACCAAAGGACCGTCGCCCCAGACCATCATGCTGCTTCCGGGCGCGCTGGTCACCCTATCTGCCACGGCAAAAAAAGGACAGGTCTTCAGCCATTGGAACGGCCTGCCCGCAGGCACTGAAAACATGGGCAGCACGGTCACTTTCACGATGCCCGAGGCGGACGTGCCCGGCCTGTCCGCTGTCTTTATTGAAAACCCTTTCTCCATCTTTGGCACAAAGCCCGTCCTGCACGGATTGCTGCTTCCAGAGGCTGAGACGCCTTCCGGCAACAGCACAGCCGGCCTGATCACCGCCAAGCTGGTTCCAGCCAAAGGAAGCTTCAGTGGCAAGCTGTTCATGGGCGGCAAAGCCACCTCCTTCACCGCAACGCTGCAAGGCGACGGCAGCGTGTGGTTTAAGTCTGGCAAGACATCCTCCCAAACATTGACCCTTGATGACCGCTCCCTTCAACTCACCTGGGATGAAAACGGTCTGGACGCCATTGTCGCCGGAGCCAATGGGGCTGTCAGCGAAGGACGCATCCGACCTGCTCTCTACAGCAGCAGCACCCCGGCACCCGCCGCCCTGCTAAACCGTAACGGCAAGACTGGTTTCTTCACCCTCAGCCTGCGGGCTATGGCCCAGACTCCCGCCAAAGATCTCACCACCTATCCCCAGGGAGCCGGGTATGCCACGGTCACGCTGGCTCGCACGGGCACTCTGAAAATGACCGGCATGCTGGCGGATGGTACCAAGATCACCGCAAGCAGCGCGCTTGTTGCCGGAGATACCAGCCCTCTCTTCGTCCAGTTGGCCACCCCGGGAGGCAAGGCCAAAGATGGCAGCTGGTTGTCCTCCCTGGTTTTCGACACCACGGAGGCCGATAGCGACGTCACAGGTGCAGACACCCGCTGGTTCCGCCCCGCTGTCAGCGAGACCGGCAAACCAGTGACCCAACTCTACACCGCAGGCTGGCCAGAAGGCATCACCTTAGATGCAGTGGGCGCGCTGTATGACAGCAGCCTCAGCGTCCAGGCAGCCCTGAACCTGCCTGCTCCAGATCCCGTGACTGGCAATACCCGTTTGGTTTTCGCCATGGGACGGCTGCCCGGACCGGATCCTGTGGAGGTTTCCAACCTCAACATTACCGCAAGCAAGGTGACTAAATTGCCCGCCAAGGACAAGAGCTTCACGCTCACCCTCACCCCCAAAACAGGTCTCTTTAAAGGGGCATTCACCCCCGACTGGACTTCCCCAGACACCAAGCTACCGGCTTTTCAGGGCATCCTCCTGCAAAAGGGTATGAACAAGGGTGGAAACGGCTTCTTCCTGAGCAACCGCCTTCTGGACAAAGATCCCGAAAGCGGAAGCGCCCACCTTCGTCGGCCGGCTGTGGATGAGTAG
- a CDS encoding tetratricopeptide repeat protein: protein MSKATPPVPAPVPPAPIELSSPMEEFLEAHFKKLVLLFAAIAVGAVIYGVISYTAKENAAAAGAAFAAAKTVEDCDLVVSEYPGTLAAGNALLLKADLLWSQNKKDSSVEALREFTTKHQDHPLLPETTLALATKLESMGESAQAQPLFEEVISKHATSDVAALAQIRLGDLLWAAGKEEEAKAAYESVPAKFTNADSAFIDQSEGRLKWISAKLPAKEVDGPPKPKVETPAAPVPGAPNFQLGAPTLSPTLAPEGSAPQMQVSPAPAALTPPTPAPAAPQTEAPSVVTPAVEPSAAPAMTQPVVPTAPATPKEVPAPATPPVPAAPEAPKVESAPAPAPVPPAPAVPAPVPAPAPPTAPKVDVKPAPPEPAAPVPTPMPAPVPAPAEPAPPTPTAPSEPS from the coding sequence ATGTCCAAAGCGACTCCCCCTGTCCCCGCCCCGGTGCCCCCGGCACCGATTGAACTCTCCAGCCCGATGGAAGAGTTTCTTGAAGCCCACTTCAAGAAACTGGTCCTGCTCTTTGCCGCCATCGCTGTGGGTGCCGTCATTTATGGCGTCATCAGCTACACTGCGAAGGAAAACGCCGCCGCTGCCGGAGCCGCCTTTGCCGCTGCCAAAACGGTGGAAGACTGCGACCTCGTCGTCAGCGAATACCCCGGAACTCTGGCTGCGGGGAATGCACTGTTGCTGAAGGCCGACCTGCTGTGGTCGCAGAACAAAAAGGACTCCTCAGTGGAGGCGCTGCGTGAATTCACCACCAAGCATCAGGACCATCCTCTGCTGCCGGAAACCACCCTGGCGCTGGCCACCAAGCTAGAATCCATGGGGGAAAGCGCCCAGGCCCAGCCGCTGTTTGAGGAAGTCATCTCCAAGCATGCCACCAGCGACGTGGCCGCCCTGGCCCAGATCCGCCTGGGTGATCTGCTGTGGGCCGCAGGCAAGGAAGAAGAGGCCAAGGCCGCCTATGAATCCGTGCCTGCCAAATTCACCAATGCCGACTCCGCTTTCATTGACCAGAGCGAAGGCCGCCTGAAGTGGATCTCCGCCAAGCTGCCGGCCAAAGAAGTGGACGGCCCGCCGAAGCCCAAGGTGGAAACGCCCGCTGCTCCGGTCCCTGGAGCGCCGAATTTCCAGCTGGGTGCGCCGACGCTCAGCCCCACCCTGGCTCCGGAAGGCTCTGCCCCGCAGATGCAAGTGAGCCCCGCCCCTGCGGCCCTGACCCCTCCGACCCCTGCACCCGCAGCGCCCCAGACAGAGGCTCCCTCCGTGGTCACACCGGCTGTGGAGCCCTCTGCTGCGCCCGCCATGACCCAGCCGGTGGTCCCGACCGCTCCAGCGACCCCTAAAGAAGTTCCTGCTCCAGCAACGCCTCCTGTGCCTGCGGCTCCGGAAGCCCCGAAGGTGGAGTCTGCTCCAGCACCGGCCCCTGTTCCGCCTGCACCAGCAGTGCCAGCACCCGTGCCTGCGCCTGCCCCGCCCACTGCCCCAAAGGTGGACGTGAAGCCTGCGCCGCCGGAACCCGCCGCCCCAGTGCCTACGCCGATGCCAGCCCCAGTGCCTGCTCCTGCTGAGCCCGCTCCTCCCACCCCAACGGCCCCTTCTGAGCCCTCCTGA